The Metallibacterium scheffleri DNA window CAATCGACCTCTTGCAGGAATTGCGTCCTGCGCTAGCTTGATGGCGCCTTCCACTTCTGCGGGGACACCCTGATGTGCGACGAAATCGATACGTCAGTCGAGATCCAGGCGGCACAACTCGACGACGCCATTGCAGCACACCAACGCGCCGTTTCAGCTTCCCAAGCGTCCGAGTTCTGCACTGAATGCGGCGAACCGATCAGCCCACTGCGACAGCGGTTGGGTGCCCACCTGTGCATCGATTGCCAGCATGAATTCGAGGCTGCGGACCGTCTTTACCGCCGCTGACAACGGCGTGGATCAGCTGGATGGCAGGCTCGGAGCGTTGCAACCGACGCTGCCCGGGCTCCGTCCTGCCGGGTTCCTCGCTGTCAGCGACCTTCTGCGCCGCGGCTGGACGGACGCGATGATCCGAGACCTGCTGGGCGCTGCCGACGCCACGGCACGTAACCCGCACTGCGCCCATGGCCACCCCATGCGGCTTTACGCTGATTCGCGCGTCGCGTTTGTCGAACGCGGGCCATCATTCCGTGAACGACTCGCAGCGGCGCATCACAAGCGCGCCGCCGGCAAGGCCGCCGCGCACCGCCGCCGCTCGGAACTGCTGAAGTGGGTCGCGCGCCTGCGCATCGTGGCGCCACCGATCCAGATGCCGCGCCTGCGGCGGATCTGCGCTGACTACTTCAACGCGCTGTCGGACATGGATATCGAGTCTCTTCCCTTTGTCGTCGACCGCGTGGCTTCGGATCGCGATGCGCTGCTGGTGATCTACCTCGCCCTGCAGATGGCGTGCCACGAAGAAGCGCTGGCGCCCTTCATCGGCGCGCCAGGCTACCCCGAAGCGATTTCAGCGATCCGCCTACGGACACTTGATGCCATCGCGACCGCCTACCCGGTGCTCGGCGAGGCGGTACAAGGCGTCCGCCTACGACGCGTAGATCGTGAGATGCTCCGGCATGGAGCCGACGACGACGACGTGCCGCTCGTCGTCCCACGCGAAGTACAGCCGGAACCCGCGCTCGCGCTCGCGCGCTGACGATCCTTGCACGTGCAGGTCAAGGCGATAGGTTCGCTTGCCCCAAGCCACACGGTACTCTTCTCCGTAGTTCCTGCTTGTGGGCGCTTCACCGCATGGCCCAATCTTCACGCCCAACTGCGCCTTGCGCGCTTCGGTCTTCTCGTACGCGCCAGGCTTACCCATGCGCATGTCGCGATAGTCCGTGCCCAGGAGATCGATGACGTCAGCGGCAAAATCGAAGTCCCGGTAAACGGAGCGCTTTGCGGCGGCCATTGCTTTCTTGGTCAAGACCACCCGGGCTGACATTGCCTGGATGACCCATTCTTCAAGATCACCCCATGATTCGACGCTGGGCCGCATGTTTCTCACCTTGGTTTCCAGTTCGGCATTTCGCTCAAGCAAACCTTTGATCTGAGCGTCCGCGACCATCTTGGCGCCGACCCAATCCGCGCGCTCCTGCTTGAGCGTCTGCAACTCCATTCCGAGCTGTGAAACGATGGCTTTTGCGGCCTCGAGTTCTTCCAGAGTGCCCCTAAGCGCTTGTGCGTGAACGCCATCATCGCCATTCGATTCGTTGGTCGGCACCGCCCATATGCGGCTGGCCTGACCCGCGGTCTCACGGTTCACCCTGGACACCGCAACAACACTCGAGATTTCATCGAGGTCCAGTCCATACGTTTGCATCCGCAGCCTGCCCGACTCGATTCTGCTGTAGATGACTACGCTGCCCTCTTGCTGTACGGCCCCCTGCCCCGTCACTTCCGCGCACTTCGCGGCCACAGCATGCGTCCGCACGATGGTCACGTGCGCCCAATGGCCTGAGCGGCTTATCCATTTCTCCACAGCCGTCTGGCGCGCTGCGGCGGCGCGGATGACGATCACCGGTGCGAGCCTATCGGCTGAACAGATCAGGGCCGCCATGTCATTGACGGTGGTTCCATCGGGGTAGTGACCGCCGCACTTGTGAATGCGCCGATCGCGCAGCACGGTGCCACTCTGATAGATCGCCGCAAGCAGCTCATGAGCCATATTGTCGATTTGCTCCCCCACTGACCTCATTGGTTGCGACGCTCGCAGGTGCCACTTTGCTACCACGTCGAAGATCCCTGCGCAGGTCCCCGCGGTGACCTCAACGGTTGTACGCATTGACACAACATGATCGATCGGCTCGACACGTTCGATCACGCTTGCGCCGCCAGCCAACCGGATGCGCACTCTGCGGCGCTGTTCTTTGTCTTCCCAATCGACCTGTGTGTCTGCGAGCGGTTCATTTGCCCCCTTGACCAAATTCAGCGCCCAGGCCGTACATCCGGCGAGTAGATCCTGATCTTCGCCGACGATGACTTGGCCACACCATGAAGCCGCCTCGACCCACGCGCAGGTCAGATGAATCTCCTGCCCAGTCTGCCCAACGGGCACTTGCCGTTCGATGGCTGGCGTTTGAACCGCCTGCAGTTCCGATTCGCTGCCTGCCTTGGCAGAGGCGGTGGATTTCATCTCGCAGGGTTTGGGCTTCCCCCACCGTGTTTGGCGTTCCGCAGCGACCTGCTCGACGCGCTTTTGATCGCTTTTGGCCTTTTGCAGTGCGCGCTCGTGCGCCTGCTGCGCCTGATCTGCGTGCTTTTGCTCGGCAGATCCCGTGATTCCCTTTAACACCTCGGCAAAGGCGGCCTCGTTGAGGCGATCCTGTTCTTCAAGCTCAAGGCGAAGCGCTTCCCGTTTTTCGAGGCTTGGTTCGACAGCTTCCAAGGCCTCAGCGCGCTTCTTGAAGATCAAGGTTGCCATGGCGAAGTGCGCCTGTTGCGTCTTTGCATCATCGCCATAAATCGCCATCCTGATGGCGCTGACGGCGTTCATTCTTATGGTGCTTCTCACCGCGTAACTGTTCTTAATGGAGTCAGGCTCTTGTGCTGCATCGAGAGACCTTGCTGGCTTTACACCATCGGCGCCGAATATCGCCAGGATGTAGTTTTGTTGATACTGCTCGCGCGGGCCGAACCAGGTAATGTTGCTGCATCTGCAGAGCGGTGCTCCATGGCGCTCTATTGGCGATAATTGAGTTATCGCGACTCCAATTGCCGCTGTGAGCTGTTTCACGATGGCGCTTTGCCTGATCTCAGCGACTTCATGGTCTGTTTTTTCGTGCGGAATCGCACCGGCGCAATCCATGTGCGCCATGAGTTCTACCGCCAGATTGTCGGCATCAAGAACGAGATCGTTTCGCAGCTTGGCGAATCCCCTTGCGCTGGTGATGCCGTCCACCAGGGCCGCCATTCTGGCAAAACCCGATAGTCCAGCTTCGTCCTGCGAATTCTTGCCTTGTACTTTTTGTAACGTCGCCGCGACGAGATCAAGGCTGTGCTCGGAGATCGCGATCGTGCGTTCTGTTTGCGCCATGGGCGTGGCTCCTTGTCGTTGCATCGGAGTCTACCCATGCGCGGCTGTGTGGCAACGCCGCAAAAAAATGCCGGCGAAGTCTCCCTCGCCGGCGCCTCGATTCTTCGAGCAGAGCAGCATCGTGATCATAGCATGACCTTGGTTCACCGCCGCTGCTGGCTTGCCCGGCAATGACACAGCACGGAGCGGCCCTTC harbors:
- a CDS encoding TraR/DksA C4-type zinc finger protein, with protein sequence MCDEIDTSVEIQAAQLDDAIAAHQRAVSASQASEFCTECGEPISPLRQRLGAHLCIDCQHEFEAADRLYRR